In Methylotenera sp. L2L1, the following proteins share a genomic window:
- the asd gene encoding aspartate-semialdehyde dehydrogenase, which yields MLKVGFVGWRGMVGSVLMQRMLEENDFALIEPQFFTTSQVGGKGPNVGKDTPSLLDAKDINALKAMDAIVSCQGGDYTTEVFPQLRAAGWNGHWIDAASTLRMEKDAVVVLDPVNMNVIQDAYAQGNKNWVGGNCTVSLMLMALNGLFKADLVEWATSMTYQAASGAGAQNMRELLNQMGEAHRVASGFLKDPASAILDIDREVAGTLRDERFPTAQFGVPLAGSLIPWIDKDLGNGQSKEEWKGGVETNKILGREANPVLIDGLCVRIGAMRCHSQALTIKLKKDVPLDEISQMLAEANQWAKVIPNEREVSMRELTPAAVTGTLTTPVGRLRKLNMGNDYLSAFTVGDQLLWGAAEPLRRMLRILIEK from the coding sequence ATGCTTAAAGTAGGTTTTGTAGGCTGGCGTGGCATGGTTGGGTCTGTTTTGATGCAACGCATGTTAGAAGAAAATGACTTTGCACTCATTGAGCCGCAATTTTTCACAACCTCACAAGTGGGTGGCAAAGGCCCGAATGTAGGTAAAGATACGCCATCATTGCTGGACGCTAAAGACATTAACGCGCTAAAGGCAATGGATGCAATCGTGTCTTGCCAAGGCGGTGACTACACCACTGAAGTATTTCCGCAGTTGCGTGCAGCTGGCTGGAATGGCCACTGGATTGATGCGGCATCTACACTACGCATGGAAAAAGATGCGGTAGTCGTGCTGGATCCAGTCAACATGAACGTTATCCAAGATGCTTACGCGCAAGGCAACAAAAACTGGGTGGGTGGTAACTGTACGGTTTCATTAATGCTGATGGCTTTAAATGGCTTATTTAAGGCAGATTTAGTCGAGTGGGCAACCTCAATGACTTATCAAGCAGCTTCTGGTGCTGGTGCACAGAACATGCGTGAGTTGTTGAATCAAATGGGCGAAGCGCACCGTGTAGCAAGTGGCTTTTTAAAAGATCCAGCTTCTGCCATTTTAGATATCGATAGAGAAGTTGCCGGTACATTGCGTGATGAACGTTTCCCTACTGCACAGTTTGGCGTGCCTTTAGCTGGTAGTTTAATCCCTTGGATTGATAAAGATTTAGGCAATGGTCAAAGTAAAGAGGAGTGGAAAGGTGGCGTAGAGACTAATAAGATTTTAGGTCGAGAAGCTAACCCGGTGCTGATTGATGGCTTATGTGTGCGTATTGGTGCAATGCGCTGCCATAGTCAAGCGCTAACCATTAAGCTTAAAAAAGACGTGCCACTGGATGAAATCAGCCAAATGCTCGCTGAAGCAAATCAATGGGCAAAAGTGATTCCAAACGAGCGCGAGGTTAGCATGCGTGAGTTAACACCAGCTGCGGTGACAGGGACACTAACCACCCCAGTGGGTAGATTGCGTAAGCTTAATATGGGTAACGACTATCTGTCTGCATTTACCGTAGGTGACCAGTTGCTATGGGGGGCAGCTGAGCCATTACGTCGCATGTTACGGATTTTAATAGAAAAATAA